In Helianthus annuus cultivar XRQ/B chromosome 3, HanXRQr2.0-SUNRISE, whole genome shotgun sequence, a single window of DNA contains:
- the LOC118490498 gene encoding uncharacterized mitochondrial protein AtMg01250-like produces MGFPPRWCAWIRGILSSARASVLVNGSPTFDFPCLKGMRQGDPLSPFLFLIVMEALSFLINKAVEKGILKGISLPNGGPCVSHLFFADDAIIMGEWSSDNVKAVIRFLRCFYICSGLRMNIKKSNIYGIGVERSEVDRVADSLGWFFCSRKDGRNKNLLTLTFKTQGRFFGARGNIW; encoded by the exons ATGGGTTTCCCGCCCCGGTGGTGTGCTTGGATTAGAGGTATTCTGTCTTCGGCCAGAGCTTCGGTCCTCGTTAATGGGTCGCCTACCTTCGATTTTCCTTGTCTCAAAGGGATGCGGCAAGGGGACCCGTTATCCCCGTTTCTTTTCCTCATTGTTATGGAAGCGTTGTCGTTCCTCATCAACAAAGCGGTGGAGAAAGGTATTTTAAAGGGGATTTCTCTTCCTAATGGTGGGCCGTGTGTTTCCCACCTTTTTTTCGCTGATGATGCTATCATTATGGGGGAATGGTCAAGTGATAACGTGAAAGCGGTGATTCGGTTCCTGAGATGTTTTTACATTTGCTCGGGTTTAAGAATGAATATCAAGAAGTCGAACATTTACGGTATTGGGGTGGAGCGCAGTGAGGTGGATCGGGTGGCGGATTCTTTGGGAT GGTTCTTTTGTTCTAGAAAAGATGGTCGTAACAAGAACCTCCTCACACTCACCTTCAAAACCCAGGGTCGTTTCTTTGGTGCTAGAGGCAATATTTGGTAA